The [Bacillus] selenitireducens MLS10 genome includes a region encoding these proteins:
- a CDS encoding recombinase family protein, which yields MIKSIMTFRIIPAKSKEQTRLRVCAYVRVSTQMAAQGESFDQQITHYTNRFEADPAVDFMGVFSDYGLTGTTVKRPGFQAMMDQARAGKIDVIYTKAISRFARNTQAMLESIRELRTLNVAVRFEKEQIDTRTGDGELMLTVLSSFAQEESENISQNVRWSIQRKFQKGLVVLNTERFFGYEKVEGILKPIPEEAEVIKSIYDAYLEGQGTHRIAKNLNEAGVPTISGKPWRESSILYLLENEKYKGDLLQQKTYTPGVRKGKRKNQGEVEAYLMEDHHEPIVSKDMWQAVQEERLRRKRNHQMNKRYPASGKLHCSKCGGTLRRRIWNKGKPYETIVWQCSTYIQQGKSACEGTTVKDEALPNLDFNHQWIVEEANTNGENHYRYTRKE from the coding sequence TTGATTAAAAGCATCATGACGTTTCGGATCATTCCAGCGAAATCAAAAGAACAAACACGATTAAGAGTGTGTGCCTATGTCCGGGTATCCACGCAAATGGCAGCCCAGGGTGAATCGTTCGACCAACAAATCACGCATTATACGAACCGTTTCGAAGCGGATCCGGCTGTGGATTTTATGGGGGTCTTTAGTGACTACGGCTTGACGGGTACAACGGTGAAACGCCCTGGCTTTCAGGCGATGATGGACCAGGCACGAGCCGGGAAGATCGACGTGATTTACACGAAAGCCATCTCTCGCTTTGCGAGAAATACGCAGGCGATGCTCGAGAGTATTCGGGAGTTGCGGACATTGAACGTAGCTGTGCGATTTGAAAAAGAGCAAATTGATACGAGGACAGGGGACGGTGAGCTGATGCTGACGGTCCTCTCTTCTTTTGCCCAAGAGGAAAGCGAGAACATCAGTCAAAACGTACGCTGGTCGATTCAACGAAAATTCCAAAAGGGTCTCGTAGTCCTTAACACCGAGCGGTTCTTCGGCTATGAAAAAGTAGAGGGGATCTTAAAGCCCATCCCGGAAGAAGCCGAAGTGATCAAAAGCATCTATGATGCTTACCTAGAGGGACAAGGGACACACCGGATTGCTAAGAATCTGAATGAAGCAGGGGTGCCAACCATCTCAGGGAAACCGTGGCGAGAATCGAGCATCTTATACCTCCTTGAAAATGAGAAGTATAAAGGGGATCTCCTGCAACAAAAAACGTACACGCCGGGAGTACGAAAAGGAAAACGAAAGAACCAAGGCGAGGTTGAAGCCTACCTGATGGAAGATCATCACGAACCGATTGTCTCAAAAGACATGTGGCAAGCCGTGCAAGAAGAACGGTTGAGACGAAAACGGAATCACCAGATGAACAAGCGCTATCCGGCCAGCGGCAAACTTCACTGCAGCAAATGTGGGGGAACGCTTCGAAGGCGGATCTGGAACAAAGGAAAACCGTACGAAACGATCGTGTGGCAATGCAGCACCTATATTCAACAAGGGAAATCAGCATGCGAAGGAACGACTGTGAAAGACGAAGCGTTACCAAATTTAGACTTCAATCACCAATGGATCGTAGAGGAGGCAAACACAAATGGGGAAAACCATTACCGTTATACCCGCAAAGAGTAG
- a CDS encoding recombinase family protein has protein sequence MAKTITVIPAKHKGSEGQSTVAKKRVAAYCRVSTDHAEQLSSYEAQVNYYTDHIENHPEYDLAGIYADEGISGTSTKKREQFNKMIEDCHQGKIDRIITKSISRFARNTLDCLNYVRQLKDLGVGIIFEKENIDTLDAKGEVLLSILSSLAQDESRSISENASWGIRRRFESGQAQINHARFLGYEKNSDGELIIIESEADTVKRIYYDFLDGKGSVQIAEELKEEGVPGWNGESKWRASTIERMLENEKYKGDVLMQKTYTVDFLTRKRMKNEGELPMYLIEDNHPAIIERDTWEAVQLEKQRRIAFVEETGSKKMTYNGDDYVFFGKVICGHCDSAFGRRTWHANDPNARRHVWLCKNRYVKGENRCRVKNHHVNDLDLAPAFMEALNELLSQNNIKKWTEAEEQADPLLAYKLDQFIDLARNQKGVVDYQPELVRRFLERVVVEDKQTLRFHFLDGSVVSPVTCS, from the coding sequence ATGGCCAAAACCATTACCGTTATACCCGCAAAACATAAAGGGTCAGAGGGACAGTCAACTGTTGCAAAAAAGCGCGTCGCAGCCTACTGCCGAGTTTCAACGGACCATGCCGAACAGCTCTCCAGCTATGAAGCGCAGGTGAACTATTATACCGATCATATTGAGAACCATCCCGAGTATGACTTGGCCGGGATCTATGCGGATGAAGGGATTTCCGGGACCTCGACGAAGAAGCGCGAACAGTTCAACAAAATGATTGAGGACTGTCATCAAGGGAAGATCGACCGGATCATCACGAAGTCCATTTCCCGGTTCGCTCGAAACACGCTGGACTGTCTGAACTATGTGAGGCAGCTCAAGGATCTGGGTGTAGGGATTATCTTTGAGAAAGAAAACATTGATACGCTGGACGCGAAAGGCGAAGTCCTCCTCAGCATTCTATCGAGTCTGGCCCAGGATGAGAGCCGTTCCATTTCCGAGAACGCCTCCTGGGGGATTCGCAGACGGTTTGAGTCGGGCCAAGCGCAGATCAACCATGCGAGGTTTCTTGGGTATGAGAAAAACAGCGATGGTGAGTTGATTATTATTGAATCAGAAGCAGACACGGTAAAGCGCATCTATTACGACTTTCTCGACGGTAAGGGATCTGTGCAGATCGCAGAAGAGTTGAAGGAAGAAGGGGTTCCGGGTTGGAACGGGGAATCGAAGTGGCGGGCGAGCACCATTGAGCGGATGCTGGAGAATGAGAAGTACAAAGGGGACGTCCTCATGCAGAAGACGTATACGGTGGACTTCCTCACACGAAAGCGGATGAAGAATGAGGGAGAACTGCCGATGTACCTGATCGAAGACAACCACCCGGCCATCATCGAGCGTGATACCTGGGAAGCAGTCCAGTTGGAGAAGCAGCGCAGGATCGCTTTCGTCGAAGAAACGGGCTCCAAAAAGATGACCTACAACGGTGACGACTACGTCTTTTTCGGCAAAGTCATCTGCGGCCACTGCGACAGTGCCTTCGGGAGACGAACGTGGCATGCGAATGATCCGAACGCCCGCCGACATGTCTGGCTCTGTAAGAATAGATACGTGAAAGGCGAGAATCGGTGCAGGGTGAAGAACCATCATGTGAATGACCTGGACTTAGCACCGGCGTTTATGGAAGCTTTGAATGAGTTGCTCAGTCAGAACAACATAAAAAAATGGACCGAGGCCGAAGAACAGGCGGATCCACTTCTCGCCTATAAGCTGGATCAGTTCATTGACTTAGCAAGGAACCAAAAAGGAGTAGTAGACTATCAACCGGAGCTGGTTCGACGATTCCTGGAACGTGTGGTGGTCGAAGATAAGCAGACGCTGCGGTTTCACTTCCTGGATGGGTCGGTGGTTTCACCAGTAACCTGCTCTTGA
- the istA gene encoding IS21 family transposase: protein MVKYREILRLYAQGVSQRGIVSSCSASRNTIRDVIKKAEEKNVSWPLEKEWTDSALQEVLFPEKHASSDFRKRPDYEYIHKELAKPSVNLALLWDEYSLNCRSNDEIPYSYRQYCRFYHDYARKTKATMCIKRKPGELLEVDWAGQTMTLTDQITGEAIPVYIFVCALPCSQYAYVEGCLAMDTSNWIGAHIRAFQFYGGIPRIIVPDNLKTGVSKASRYESVINLSYQEMAEHYRTTIVPARVRSPKDKAPAESTVGHISTWIIASLRDQTFFSLSEINREIQAKLTEFNTKPFQKKKRKQVSGLH, encoded by the coding sequence ATGGTAAAGTATCGAGAAATCCTTAGGTTATATGCCCAAGGAGTAAGTCAAAGGGGGATAGTTTCCAGTTGTTCGGCTTCTAGAAACACGATACGAGATGTGATTAAAAAAGCGGAAGAAAAGAACGTATCGTGGCCACTAGAAAAAGAATGGACTGATAGCGCCCTTCAAGAAGTGCTTTTTCCAGAAAAACATGCATCATCTGATTTTCGAAAGCGGCCGGATTACGAGTATATTCATAAAGAGCTTGCAAAACCGAGTGTGAATTTAGCTCTGCTTTGGGATGAGTACAGCTTGAATTGCCGATCAAACGACGAAATCCCCTACAGTTATCGACAGTATTGCAGGTTTTATCATGATTACGCGAGAAAAACAAAGGCAACAATGTGTATAAAAAGAAAACCTGGTGAACTATTAGAAGTCGATTGGGCAGGACAAACGATGACACTAACTGACCAAATCACCGGAGAAGCGATACCAGTATATATATTTGTTTGTGCGCTGCCGTGCAGTCAATATGCGTATGTTGAAGGCTGCTTGGCTATGGATACATCAAATTGGATTGGAGCTCATATCAGGGCGTTTCAGTTTTATGGCGGTATTCCTCGTATCATTGTTCCTGATAATTTAAAAACGGGGGTATCAAAGGCGTCACGGTATGAATCAGTCATCAATTTAAGTTATCAGGAAATGGCTGAACATTACCGTACTACGATTGTTCCTGCCAGAGTTCGTTCGCCCAAAGATAAAGCCCCTGCTGAAAGTACTGTTGGGCACATTTCAACTTGGATCATTGCTTCCCTTCGGGATCAGACATTTTTTTCATTAAGCGAGATCAATCGCGAAATACAAGCTAAGCTGACGGAGTTTAATACGAAACCGTTTCAAAAGAAAAAAAGGAAACAGGTATCAGGCCTTCATTGA
- a CDS encoding helix-turn-helix domain-containing protein encodes MHSSYGHAIKSLREQQGLTQEALAKDICDRSTLSKIENGSSTPHASTLAKLCTRLNISISNLELYQNEDHYLYTLSFTNDVRRAAANRAYTDIERLIETHATAPSFQEPHMIAFLRWLQALVHHHVYNQTDEAFHVLQEALDTLKQSTHIDRIKMKADMLMSKGNFFFNLKQFDQAASAYHQAKEQLKNSHFLHAYDTLIRLYFNVSVLLIKQGQYQDALEHCQAGIRMCIETNTMQSLGELYYHAGLCEYHLGIETYQTNIDYALTLFRIKGHDQFHSFVEEKMNKLK; translated from the coding sequence ATGCATTCATCGTACGGTCATGCCATCAAATCATTAAGGGAGCAGCAGGGGCTTACACAAGAAGCTCTGGCTAAGGACATTTGCGATCGTTCTACCCTTTCTAAAATAGAAAATGGCTCTTCTACCCCTCATGCATCAACACTTGCCAAGTTGTGTACCCGCCTGAATATTTCCATAAGCAATCTTGAGCTCTATCAAAACGAAGACCATTATCTGTACACGTTATCCTTCACCAACGATGTCAGACGTGCCGCAGCAAACAGAGCATATACAGACATTGAACGACTAATAGAGACACACGCAACAGCACCAAGTTTTCAAGAGCCGCATATGATCGCTTTTTTACGTTGGCTTCAGGCATTGGTTCATCATCATGTTTACAATCAAACCGATGAGGCATTTCACGTTCTTCAAGAAGCCTTGGATACATTAAAACAATCGACTCATATTGACCGCATCAAAATGAAAGCAGATATGTTGATGAGTAAAGGGAATTTCTTTTTTAATCTTAAACAATTTGATCAGGCGGCATCAGCTTATCATCAGGCAAAAGAACAATTGAAAAACAGCCATTTCTTGCATGCCTATGACACATTGATCCGCCTTTACTTCAATGTTTCCGTATTGCTTATTAAACAAGGTCAGTATCAGGATGCGCTTGAGCATTGCCAGGCTGGTATTCGCATGTGTATTGAAACAAACACGATGCAATCATTAGGAGAACTCTATTACCACGCAGGTCTTTGTGAATATCACCTTGGAATTGAAACCTATCAGACAAACATTGACTATGCTTTGACTCTGTTTCGCATCAAAGGTCATGACCAGTTTCACTCCTTCGTCGAGGAAAAAATGAACAAGCTAAAATGA
- a CDS encoding IS3 family transposase (programmed frameshift) produces MTTRKRRSFTKEFKEQIVQLHQAGKPRSELIKEYELTPSAFDKWVRQYQGSGSFKEKDNRTSVEEELLQLKKENKQLTMENDIFKASRADHRTKVNVIKANRYKYSVSAMCDVLQIARSSFYYESKRQNESEQEELTELIVSIFMKSRKIYGQRKIKAELKRAGWTVSRRRIKRIMAEQGLVSKYTVAQFKPSKSSCNESETGNTLDRKFDQDDELSVVVSDLTYVRVNKAWHYICVLVDLYNREIIGFSAGPHKTAELVQTAFASVPYNLNRIEIFHTDRGTEFKNHLIDQALDTFGITRSLSDKGTPYDNAVAEATFKTIKIEFVRGAVFSSQQELDLELFDYVNWFNNIRIHGSLDYLSPAEYKSTGP; encoded by the exons ATGACAACTCGCAAACGGAGAAGTTTCACAAAGGAATTCAAAGAACAGATCGTGCAACTGCATCAAGCTGGCAAGCCCCGATCCGAACTCATCAAAGAATACGAGCTGACGCCTTCTGCCTTTGATAAATGGGTTAGGCAATACCAGGGTAGTGGATCTTTCAAGGAAAAGGATAACCGTACGTCTGTTGAAGAAGAGCTGTTACAGCTCAAGAAAGAAAATAAACAGCTGACCATGGAAAATGATATTT TTAAAGCAAGCCGCGCTGATCATAGGACGAAAGTAAATGTAATCAAGGCTAATCGTTACAAATACTCGGTATCAGCAATGTGCGACGTCCTACAAATTGCAAGAAGCTCATTCTATTACGAATCCAAACGGCAAAATGAATCAGAGCAAGAAGAACTGACAGAATTGATCGTAAGCATTTTCATGAAGAGTCGTAAGATCTATGGTCAACGGAAGATCAAAGCTGAATTGAAAAGAGCTGGATGGACGGTGTCGAGACGCCGTATCAAGCGGATCATGGCTGAACAGGGTTTGGTATCAAAGTATACCGTAGCTCAATTTAAACCTTCAAAATCTAGCTGCAATGAATCCGAAACAGGCAACACACTGGACCGGAAGTTTGATCAGGACGACGAATTAAGCGTTGTTGTCAGCGATTTAACGTATGTCCGCGTGAACAAAGCATGGCATTATATTTGTGTATTAGTCGATTTATATAATCGTGAGATTATTGGGTTCAGCGCCGGGCCTCATAAAACCGCTGAATTAGTTCAAACTGCCTTTGCATCCGTCCCCTACAATCTAAATCGGATCGAGATCTTTCATACAGACAGAGGCACTGAGTTTAAAAATCACCTGATCGACCAGGCACTCGATACCTTCGGTATTACCAGATCATTGAGTGACAAAGGAACGCCCTATGACAATGCCGTAGCTGAAGCCACATTCAAGACCATCAAGATCGAATTCGTTCGTGGTGCGGTTTTTTCTAGCCAACAAGAACTTGATCTTGAACTTTTTGATTATGTGAACTGGTTCAACAATATTCGAATTCACGGATCATTGGATTATTTATCACCAGCTGAATACAAGTCAACGGGACCTTAA
- the istB gene encoding IS21-like element helper ATPase IstB — translation MTNESTFSKLNDMRMSTMAEKYLEQLRVAEYQELSFEDRFSLLVDIEWTRSQNNKLDRLIKNAEFRDTQASIENIEYHPDRKLSKAQILRLSTGNYIEEHHNIIIKGASGNGKTYIGCALRIAACRQFFKVKYIRLPDLLDELAIARGEGIYRKAMKKYIKLDLLILDEWLLTSIKENEARDLLEIIESRYQNGSIIFCSQFDPRGWHERIGEGTLADAILDRIVHDSYTIQIDGKRSMRERKGIATE, via the coding sequence ATGACTAATGAGAGCACTTTTTCAAAATTAAACGATATGAGAATGTCCACGATGGCAGAAAAATACCTGGAACAATTGAGAGTTGCCGAGTATCAGGAATTATCTTTTGAAGATCGATTTTCATTGCTGGTCGATATTGAATGGACCAGAAGTCAAAATAATAAATTGGATCGATTAATAAAGAATGCAGAGTTTCGTGATACTCAAGCATCGATTGAAAATATTGAATATCACCCTGATCGTAAACTGAGTAAAGCACAAATTCTTCGATTATCCACAGGGAATTATATTGAAGAACATCATAACATCATCATTAAAGGGGCGTCGGGCAATGGGAAAACGTATATTGGATGTGCACTAAGAATTGCAGCCTGCAGACAATTTTTCAAAGTGAAATATATAAGGTTACCTGATTTACTTGATGAGTTGGCCATTGCAAGAGGAGAAGGCATTTACCGCAAGGCAATGAAAAAGTATATTAAATTGGATCTACTGATTCTGGACGAATGGCTACTGACATCGATCAAAGAAAATGAAGCAAGAGATTTACTCGAGATTATCGAATCCCGTTACCAAAACGGATCCATAATATTTTGTTCTCAGTTTGATCCGCGTGGTTGGCATGAAAGAATAGGTGAAGGTACTTTAGCCGATGCCATATTAGATAGAATAGTACACGATTCTTATACGATTCAAATTGACGGCAAAAGATCTATGAGAGAACGCAAAGGAATAGCAACGGAATGA
- a CDS encoding transposase: MNQFITISSLIDQFISREELEQFFEIRLPRAPIHGERSGIKLHVAYTPETGMKIEVKETIGRVHDGPAGVSLANASFILMGDCVYGKHAQLDDYERQDQRFVIRFRENVKCHRPQGLQCFIPTHSNVTDDITCQLGTEQSRTTHRFRVVTFNDHKGHPIRVATNMATFQQRQLLQ, encoded by the coding sequence ATGAATCAGTTTATCACAATTTCCTCTTTAATTGATCAATTCATATCCAGAGAAGAACTTGAACAATTTTTTGAAATACGGCTTCCGAGGGCTCCTATTCACGGTGAACGTTCAGGAATCAAACTGCATGTCGCCTATACACCAGAGACCGGTATGAAAATTGAAGTCAAAGAGACCATCGGACGGGTCCACGATGGACCCGCAGGTGTATCTCTAGCCAATGCCTCCTTTATTCTTATGGGAGACTGTGTATACGGCAAACATGCCCAGTTGGATGATTACGAAAGGCAGGATCAACGTTTTGTTATTCGCTTTAGAGAGAACGTCAAATGCCATCGCCCTCAAGGGCTTCAATGTTTCATTCCAACACATTCGAACGTGACAGACGACATCACCTGTCAACTCGGCACGGAACAATCCCGAACCACACACCGGTTTCGGGTGGTCACATTCAATGACCACAAAGGTCACCCGATCCGTGTTGCAACGAACATGGCGACCTTTCAGCAGAGGCAATTACTTCAATAG
- a CDS encoding FGGY-family carbohydrate kinase, which yields MNPGSEGLITVGEFLAPVKQPYRKAMFIGFDGRHKRAHMYRSLLEAIAMTMKMSVDAMCEELQVKPDQIIVSGGGSNSNLFMQIFADVFGIKSVRNEVNNAAGIGAAINAAVGVGYYPDYETAINHMVKIKDDYEPSLENTNIYDQVIGQIYQDIKTYSDPVNKKIYSLFG from the coding sequence ATCAATCCTGGAAGTGAAGGGCTGATTACAGTTGGAGAATTTTTAGCTCCTGTAAAACAGCCATACAGAAAGGCGATGTTTATTGGTTTTGACGGAAGACACAAGCGAGCGCACATGTATAGGTCTTTATTGGAAGCTATTGCAATGACGATGAAAATGAGTGTTGATGCGATGTGTGAAGAATTACAAGTAAAACCCGATCAGATTATTGTTTCAGGTGGGGGGTCCAATAGCAATCTTTTCATGCAAATATTCGCAGATGTGTTTGGAATTAAGAGTGTGCGGAATGAAGTAAACAATGCTGCTGGTATTGGTGCTGCGATTAATGCGGCTGTTGGAGTTGGTTATTATCCGGATTATGAAACCGCAATTAATCATATGGTTAAAATCAAAGATGATTATGAACCAAGCTTGGAAAACACCAATATTTATGATCAAGTGATTGGTCAAATTTATCAAGATATTAAAACTTATTCTGATCCTGTTAATAAAAAAATATATAGTCTATTTGGATAA
- a CDS encoding recombinase family protein, translating into MGKTITVIPAKSRETEDQTTVHKKRVAAYCRVSTDHAEQLSSYEAQVKYYTDHIENHPEYDLAGIYADEGISGMSTKKREQFNKMIEDCHQGKIDRIITKSISRFARNTLDCLNYVRQLKDLGVGIIFEKENIDTLDAKGEVLLSILSSLAQDESRSISENASWGIRRRFESGQAQINHARFLGYEKNSDGELSIVPSEAETVKRIYHDFLDGKGSVQIAEELKEEGIPGWNGESKWRASTIERMLENEKYKGDVLMQKTYTVDFLTRKRMKNEGELPMYLIEDNHPAIIERDTWEAVQLEKQRRIAFVEETGSKKMTYNGDDYVFFGKVICGHCGSAFGRRTWHANDPNARRHVWLCKNRYVKGEKRCRVKNHHVNDLDLAPAFMEALNELLRQNNIKKWPQAKEQADPLVTYKLDQFIELARKQQGLSDYQPKLVRRFLERVVIEDKETLRFHFLDGSVVEMKANRYAKGWKNRMK; encoded by the coding sequence ATGGGGAAAACCATTACCGTTATACCCGCAAAGAGTAGAGAGACCGAAGATCAGACCACGGTACACAAAAAGCGCGTCGCAGCCTATTGCCGTGTTTCAACGGATCACGCTGAACAATTATCCAGCTATGAAGCGCAGGTCAAATATTACACGGACCACATCGAGAACCATCCCGAGTATGACTTGGCCGGCATTTACGCCGATGAAGGCATTTCCGGGATGTCCACGAAAAAACGCGAACAGTTTAACAAGATGATCGAGGATTGCCATCAAGGGAAGATTGACCGCATCATCACGAAGTCCATCTCACGGTTTGCGAGAAACACCTTGGATTGCCTGAACTATGTGAGACAGCTCAAGGACCTTGGGGTTGGCATCATCTTCGAGAAAGAAAACATCGATACGCTGGATGCGAAAGGCGAAGTCCTTCTCAGCATTCTATCGAGTCTGGCCCAAGACGAGAGCCGTTCCATCTCCGAGAACGCCTCCTGGGGGATTCGCAGACGGTTTGAGTCGGGACAGGCCCAGATCAATCACGCCCGGTTCCTGGGCTATGAAAAGAACAGCGATGGCGAGTTATCGATAGTGCCATCCGAAGCAGAGACGGTGAAGCGCATTTACCACGATTTTCTCGACGGCAAAGGATCTGTGCAGATCGCAGAAGAGTTGAAGGAAGAAGGCATACCGGGTTGGAACGGCGAATCGAAATGGCGGGCGAGCACCATTGAACGGATGCTAGAGAATGAGAAATACAAAGGCGACGTCCTCATGCAGAAAACCTACACGGTGGACTTCCTCACGCGAAAGCGCATGAAGAACGAGGGCGAACTGCCGATGTATTTGATCGAAGACAACCACCCGGCCATCATCGAGCGTGATACATGGGAGGCGGTCCAATTGGAGAAACAGCGGAGAATCGCTTTCGTTGAAGAAACCGGATCCAAGAAGATGACCTATAACGGTGATGACTACGTGTTCTTCGGCAAAGTCATCTGCGGCCACTGCGGAAGCGCCTTTGGCAGAAGAACATGGCATGCCAACGACCCGAACGCACGCCGACATGTGTGGCTCTGTAAGAACCGGTACGTGAAAGGGGAGAAGCGTTGCCGGGTCAAGAACCATCATGTGAATGATCTGGACTTAGCGCCTGCGTTTATGGAGGCATTGAATGAACTCCTTCGCCAAAACAACATAAAAAAGTGGCCTCAAGCCAAAGAACAAGCAGATCCACTTGTCACCTATAAACTGGATCAATTCATTGAACTGGCAAGGAAGCAACAAGGATTGAGTGACTATCAACCTAAGTTGGTCCGACGGTTCTTGGAGCGAGTGGTGATCGAGGATAAAGAGACATTGCGGTTTCACTTCCTGGATGGATCGGTGGTAGAAATGAAGGCAAATCGTTATGCGAAAGGGTGGAAGAACCGAATGAAATAA
- a CDS encoding transposase: MGDCVYGKHAQLDDYERQDQRFVIRFRENVKCHRPQGLQCFIPTHSNVTDDITCQLGTEQSRTTHRFRVVTFNDHKGHPIRVATNIRDLSAEAIASVYQTRWQIESFFQWI; encoded by the coding sequence ATGGGAGACTGTGTATACGGCAAACATGCCCAGTTGGATGATTACGAAAGGCAGGATCAACGTTTTGTTATTCGCTTTAGAGAGAACGTCAAATGCCATCGCCCTCAAGGGCTTCAATGTTTCATTCCAACACATTCGAACGTGACAGACGACATCACCTGTCAACTCGGCACGGAACAATCCCGAACCACACACCGGTTTCGGGTGGTCACATTCAATGACCACAAAGGTCACCCGATCCGTGTTGCAACGAACATACGTGATCTCTCAGCAGAGGCGATTGCATCCGTGTATCAGACACGTTGGCAAATCGAATCGTTCTTTCAATGGATCTAA
- a CDS encoding IS3 family transposase (programmed frameshift), with product MTTRKRRSFTKEFKEQIVQLHQAGKPRSELIKEYELTPSAFDKWVRQYQGSGSFKEKDNRTSVEEELLQLKKENKQLTMENDIFKASRADHRTKVNVIKANRYKYSVSAMCDVLQIARSSFYYESKRQNESEQEELTELIVSIFMKSRKIYGQRKIKAELKRAGWTVSRRRIKRIMAEQGLVSKYTVAQFKPSKSSCNESETGNTLDRKFDQDDELSVVVSDLTYVRVNKAWHYICVLVDLYNREIIGFSAGPHKTAELVQTAFASVPYNLNRIEIFHTDRGTEFKNHLIDQALDTFGITRSLSDKGTPYDNAVAEATFKTIKIEFVRGAVFSSQQELDLELFDYVNWFNNIRIHGSLDYLSPAEYKSMRPQFKSEPSYVFRDCRIYYRI from the exons ATGACAACTCGCAAACGGAGAAGTTTCACAAAGGAATTCAAAGAACAGATCGTGCAACTGCATCAAGCTGGCAAGCCCCGATCCGAACTCATCAAAGAATACGAGCTGACGCCTTCTGCCTTTGATAAATGGGTTAGGCAATACCAGGGTAGTGGATCTTTCAAGGAAAAGGATAACCGTACGTCTGTTGAAGAAGAGCTGTTACAGCTCAAGAAAGAAAATAAACAGCTGACCATGGAAAATGATATTT TTAAAGCAAGCCGCGCTGATCATAGGACGAAAGTAAATGTAATCAAGGCTAATCGTTACAAATACTCGGTATCAGCAATGTGCGACGTCCTACAAATTGCAAGAAGCTCATTCTATTACGAATCCAAACGGCAAAATGAATCAGAGCAAGAAGAACTGACAGAATTGATCGTAAGCATTTTCATGAAGAGTCGTAAGATCTATGGTCAACGGAAGATCAAAGCTGAATTGAAAAGAGCTGGATGGACGGTGTCGAGACGCCGTATCAAGCGGATCATGGCTGAACAGGGTTTGGTATCAAAGTATACCGTAGCTCAATTTAAACCTTCAAAATCTAGCTGCAATGAATCCGAAACAGGCAACACACTGGACCGGAAGTTTGATCAGGACGACGAATTAAGCGTTGTTGTCAGCGATTTAACGTATGTCCGCGTGAACAAAGCATGGCATTATATTTGTGTATTAGTCGATTTATATAATCGTGAGATTATTGGGTTCAGCGCCGGGCCTCATAAAACCGCTGAATTAGTTCAAACTGCCTTTGCATCCGTCCCCTACAATCTAAATCGGATCGAGATCTTTCATACAGACAGAGGCACTGAGTTTAAAAATCACCTGATCGACCAGGCACTCGATACCTTCGGTATTACCAGATCATTGAGTGACAAAGGAACGCCCTATGACAATGCCGTAGCTGAAGCCACATTCAAGACCATCAAGATCGAATTCGTTCGTGGTGCGGTTTTTTCTAGCCAACAAGAACTTGATCTTGAACTTTTTGATTATGTGAACTGGTTCAACAATATTCGAATTCACGGATCATTGGATTATTTATCACCAGCTGAATACAAGTCAATGCGACCTCAATTTAAAAGCGAACCTAGTTATGTGTTCCGGGATTGCAGGATATACTATCGCATTTAA
- a CDS encoding Mu transposase domain-containing protein — protein MYEIATWKKATVQLDYHIFIDQMYYSVPYDYVRYQVDIRVTPAIVEIFYKTFRIASHKRLYGAAGQRSTNMDHMPKEHKQFVELDREYILEGRTLYSDIN, from the coding sequence GTGTACGAAATTGCCACCTGGAAGAAGGCAACTGTACAACTTGATTATCACATATTTATTGATCAAATGTATTATTCTGTTCCATATGATTACGTTAGATATCAAGTAGATATTCGGGTGACACCGGCCATCGTGGAGATTTTCTATAAAACATTCAGAATCGCTTCCCACAAAAGGTTATATGGAGCTGCTGGTCAAAGATCGACAAACATGGATCATATGCCTAAAGAGCATAAACAATTTGTTGAACTGGACAGAGAATATATCCTAGAAGGCAGGACCTTATATTCTGATATCAACTGA